The following proteins are co-located in the Microcystis wesenbergii NRERC-220 genome:
- a CDS encoding SpoIID/LytB domain-containing protein, with the protein MTNKHTARLLGSYLQRLPAHSWLVLVFWALIIAPVQAAVELRIAISKGVSAVSVGSSTDAVVKDGAGRVLGELTAMNALNANPRGKAVGLADWQASQLLIEPGNDGYVWINDRWYRGRTRIIRQGSGVTALNLVDLEEYLYSVVGAEAIPSWPQEALKAQSVAARTYALYQMNTSGNRIYDLDTTTRTQVYKGLESEFTTTHEAVEATAGQIMSFNGKPILAVFHSSSGGHTENVEDVWNSPLPYLRGVVDYDQVAPVFQWSKNFSASELGRLIGGVGRVRSLSPERTTPHGRVIRMRVVGDQGSKLISDTQLRRILELRSTLFTISANNGTFAINGRGFGHGIGLSQWGAFSLADQGVTYDRILSHYYQNARLTEMPN; encoded by the coding sequence ATGACCAATAAACACACAGCAAGGCTGCTGGGTAGTTACCTGCAGCGCCTGCCTGCCCATAGCTGGCTCGTCCTAGTTTTTTGGGCTTTGATTATCGCTCCAGTCCAAGCTGCTGTCGAATTACGCATTGCCATCAGTAAAGGTGTTAGTGCCGTCTCCGTGGGCAGTTCCACCGATGCTGTGGTGAAAGATGGGGCCGGCAGAGTCTTAGGAGAATTGACCGCCATGAATGCCCTCAATGCTAATCCCAGAGGAAAAGCGGTGGGTTTGGCCGATTGGCAGGCCAGTCAATTGCTCATCGAACCGGGGAATGATGGTTACGTCTGGATTAACGATCGCTGGTATCGAGGACGAACAAGGATCATTCGCCAGGGTTCTGGGGTGACAGCCCTAAATTTAGTCGATTTAGAGGAATATCTCTATAGTGTCGTCGGTGCGGAAGCGATTCCCTCCTGGCCGCAAGAGGCCTTAAAAGCCCAATCCGTGGCGGCGCGCACCTATGCTCTCTACCAAATGAATACTTCCGGCAATCGCATCTACGATCTTGATACTACCACCCGCACCCAAGTTTATAAGGGTCTAGAAAGCGAGTTTACTACCACCCACGAGGCAGTTGAGGCCACCGCCGGACAGATTATGAGCTTCAACGGCAAACCGATTCTAGCGGTGTTTCACTCCTCCTCTGGGGGTCATACAGAAAATGTCGAAGATGTTTGGAATTCCCCCTTACCCTACCTGCGCGGTGTCGTCGATTACGATCAAGTCGCACCGGTATTTCAATGGTCAAAAAACTTTAGTGCCAGTGAATTAGGCCGTTTAATCGGTGGTGTCGGTCGCGTGCGATCGCTATCTCCCGAAAGGACCACTCCCCACGGACGAGTGATTAGAATGCGTGTGGTAGGCGATCAAGGCTCTAAATTAATCTCTGATACCCAATTACGGCGAATACTCGAGCTGCGTAGTACCCTATTCACGATTTCAGCTAATAACGGTACTTTTGCCATTAATGGTCGCGGTTTCGGTCATGGGATCGGTTTAAGTCAATGGGGTGCTTTTTCCCTCGCTGACCAAGGGGTGACTTATGACCGCATTCTCAGCCATTATTATCAAAATGCTCGTTTAACTGAAATGCCCAATTAA
- the fabZ gene encoding 3-hydroxyacyl-ACP dehydratase FabZ, with amino-acid sequence MTIVTEALTELEPVIKTTFTVEEIRQLLPHRYPFALVDRIIDYVPGKKAVGLKNVTINEPFFPGHIPNRPLMPGVLIVESMAQVGGVILTQLPGMKGKFFAFAGIDKTRFRRPVVPGDQLIMTVELLSFKMNKIAKMQGEARVDGQLAAQGEMMFSIFD; translated from the coding sequence ATGACCATCGTTACCGAAGCCTTAACCGAGTTGGAACCAGTCATAAAAACTACCTTTACCGTCGAGGAAATTCGCCAACTACTGCCCCATCGTTATCCCTTTGCCCTAGTCGATCGTATTATTGACTATGTACCAGGTAAAAAAGCCGTTGGCCTAAAAAATGTCACGATCAACGAGCCTTTTTTCCCCGGTCATATTCCCAATCGTCCCTTGATGCCGGGGGTGTTAATTGTTGAATCTATGGCCCAAGTGGGGGGAGTGATTTTGACCCAATTACCTGGGATGAAAGGAAAATTTTTTGCCTTCGCTGGCATTGATAAAACCCGTTTTCGTCGTCCCGTGGTGCCAGGGGATCAATTGATCATGACGGTGGAATTATTATCCTTCAAGATGAATAAAATTGCTAAAATGCAAGGGGAAGCAAGAGTCGATGGGCAATTGGCCGCCCAGGGCGAAATGATGTTTTCCATCTTTGATTGA
- a CDS encoding VOC family protein, producing the protein MTISPSVTAKKLKIGQLRKVHHIAFNVKDMEASRHFYGEILGLEELVGEKIPTTLKELVAQGKVVNFITPDGTVIDLFWEPDLNPPDDNPEIAFTRANHLAFDIAPEGFDFALEVLQSQGITIASGPVTRPTGRGVYFYDPDGFIVEIRCDPAS; encoded by the coding sequence ATGACTATTAGCCCTTCCGTAACCGCGAAAAAACTCAAAATCGGTCAACTGCGAAAAGTCCATCATATCGCTTTCAACGTCAAAGATATGGAGGCTTCTCGTCATTTTTATGGGGAAATTTTAGGCTTAGAGGAATTAGTGGGGGAAAAAATTCCCACCACCTTAAAAGAATTAGTTGCCCAGGGAAAAGTGGTCAATTTTATCACCCCCGATGGTACAGTAATTGACCTATTTTGGGAACCAGATTTAAACCCTCCCGACGACAATCCCGAAATCGCTTTTACCCGTGCCAACCATTTAGCCTTCGATATTGCCCCCGAAGGCTTCGATTTTGCCCTAGAAGTGCTACAAAGTCAGGGAATTACCATTGCTAGTGGACCCGTGACCCGTCCCACTGGGAGAGGGGTTTACTTCTACGATCCCGATGGCTTTATCGTCGAAATTCGCTGTGATCCCGCATCTTAA
- a CDS encoding SirB1 family protein, with amino-acid sequence MTLELLYQAFIETIQHPDPEINLARAALQIANFEYPYLNIDHYLNRINLMADEVKKRLPDRLYPLKIVNIINQYLFEDLQFTGNTQDYYDPRNSYLNNVIDRRTGIPLTLSIIYLEIAKQIDFPMVGIGMPGHFIIRPDFEEVEIFVDPFHGGEILFKQDCQERLSQVYQQPVKLEEHFLNIATNQQILLRLLTNLKYIYLNRQQWSQTIRTLDLLLLLIPNHPLELRDRGLVYYQIGQLSQAQQDLGFYLALLPNAQDAESIRQLLQKINS; translated from the coding sequence ATGACCCTTGAACTCTTATACCAAGCCTTCATCGAAACAATTCAACATCCTGATCCCGAGATAAATCTAGCTCGGGCAGCCCTGCAAATAGCCAATTTTGAATATCCTTACCTCAATATTGATCACTATTTAAATAGAATAAATTTAATGGCTGACGAGGTAAAAAAACGTTTACCCGATAGATTATATCCTTTAAAAATAGTCAATATTATCAATCAATATTTGTTTGAAGATTTACAATTTACCGGTAATACCCAAGACTACTATGACCCCCGCAATAGCTACTTAAATAACGTAATTGATCGCCGCACGGGTATTCCGCTCACTCTCTCGATTATCTACTTAGAGATTGCCAAACAGATCGATTTTCCCATGGTAGGAATTGGTATGCCGGGCCATTTTATTATCCGTCCCGATTTCGAGGAAGTGGAAATTTTTGTCGATCCCTTTCACGGTGGTGAAATCTTATTTAAACAGGACTGTCAAGAAAGATTAAGTCAAGTTTATCAACAGCCAGTTAAATTAGAAGAACATTTTCTCAATATTGCTACCAATCAGCAAATTTTATTACGTTTGCTGACTAATTTAAAATATATTTACCTGAATCGTCAACAATGGTCTCAGACAATTCGGACACTAGATCTGCTACTTTTGCTCATTCCTAATCATCCCCTAGAGCTGCGCGATCGAGGTTTAGTTTACTATCAAATTGGACAACTCAGCCAAGCACAACAGGATTTAGGCTTCTATCTTGCCCTCCTACCCAACGCCCAAGATGCGGAATCCATTCGGCAATTATTGCAAAAAATTAACTCTTAA
- a CDS encoding metallophosphoesterase family protein: MFFRKIGKQTQEPRRIIIGDVHGSFQALLRLLNRVAPDSKDEVYFLGDLIDRGQQSLEVVDFVIKNNYQCLLGNHEYMLLKALAGKEVSEKWLNGWIESGGAATLLSYNNNIPAEHINWFQSLPAYLDLGDIWLVHAGVHPEYPLEQQTNEQFCWIRNEFHTMTQAYFKDKLIITGHTLTFTFPDVKPGQLARGSGWLDIETGVYHPQSGWLTALDWTNQLVYQVQNQNKNCRTIPLEKAVVNLDLDKITRYFSRESSSKSLNL, encoded by the coding sequence GTGTTTTTTAGAAAAATAGGGAAACAGACTCAAGAACCGCGCCGTATTATTATCGGAGATGTGCATGGCAGTTTTCAGGCACTTTTGCGACTATTAAACCGAGTTGCCCCTGATAGTAAAGATGAGGTTTATTTTCTGGGAGATTTAATCGATCGAGGACAGCAGAGCTTAGAAGTGGTGGATTTTGTCATCAAAAATAACTACCAATGTCTCCTAGGAAATCATGAATATATGCTCTTAAAAGCTTTGGCAGGAAAAGAAGTTTCTGAAAAATGGTTAAACGGCTGGATCGAGAGTGGCGGGGCGGCGACACTACTAAGTTATAATAACAATATACCCGCTGAGCATATCAATTGGTTCCAATCCCTACCCGCTTATTTAGACCTAGGAGATATTTGGTTAGTTCATGCGGGAGTACACCCAGAATATCCCCTTGAACAGCAAACAAACGAGCAGTTTTGTTGGATTAGAAACGAATTTCATACCATGACCCAAGCCTATTTCAAGGATAAACTAATTATCACAGGTCATACTTTAACCTTTACCTTTCCCGATGTCAAACCGGGGCAACTGGCTCGCGGCAGCGGTTGGCTAGACATTGAAACTGGGGTTTATCATCCTCAAAGTGGTTGGTTAACTGCTTTAGATTGGACAAATCAATTAGTTTATCAAGTGCAGAATCAAAATAAAAATTGTCGCACGATCCCTTTAGAAAAAGCGGTAGTTAATCTAGACCTTGACAAGATTACTCGCTACTTCTCCCGGGAAAGCTCATCTAAATCACTGAATCTTTAA
- the nagA gene encoding N-acetylglucosamine-6-phosphate deacetylase, which yields MITLINARIPAHQDRQQIEINAAGKIERITEMGGKTRGEKIIDMEGDWLSLGGVDLQINGGLGLAFPDLEITDLEKLDKISDYLGNQGIDGYLPTLVTTSVEKFQKSLSVIAKYIEKQKQENRGSAQVLGVHLEGPFLNYEKRGAHPGQYLLNPSMETIDKIFGDYLSIVKIITLAPELDSSGMVIKYLSDRGITVSLGHSQASQEIAKKAFLQGAKMVTHAFNAMPPLHHRQPGLLGEAIINPDVYCGLIADGQHIHPTMIELLLKASNYHRGIFLVSDALAPIGLGDGVYPWDEREIEVKQGTARLFDGTLAGTTLPLLQGVANLVNWGICDLETAILLGTESPRKAIGLAGLSVGQPANFLRWQSASNWERLDFRQHFVL from the coding sequence ATGATAACCCTAATTAACGCTAGAATTCCCGCCCATCAGGATCGACAACAAATAGAGATAAATGCTGCTGGAAAGATCGAGAGAATCACGGAGATGGGGGGAAAGACAAGAGGGGAAAAGATTATCGATATGGAAGGGGATTGGCTATCGTTGGGAGGAGTAGATTTACAGATCAACGGAGGGTTAGGATTAGCATTTCCCGACTTAGAAATAACAGATCTAGAAAAGTTAGATAAGATTAGCGATTATCTTGGGAATCAAGGAATTGATGGTTATCTTCCCACCTTAGTCACCACGTCTGTGGAGAAATTTCAAAAATCCCTCTCAGTAATTGCCAAATATATCGAGAAACAGAAACAGGAAAATCGAGGGAGCGCGCAGGTTTTAGGAGTACATTTAGAGGGACCATTTTTAAACTATGAAAAAAGGGGGGCGCATCCGGGACAATATCTTTTAAACCCAAGTATGGAAACAATAGATAAAATCTTTGGGGACTACTTATCGATCGTAAAAATTATCACCCTAGCCCCAGAATTAGATAGTAGCGGTATGGTGATTAAATACCTAAGCGATCGAGGGATTACCGTCAGCTTAGGACATTCGCAAGCGAGTCAAGAAATAGCCAAAAAAGCCTTTTTACAGGGTGCAAAAATGGTTACTCATGCCTTCAATGCCATGCCTCCTTTACACCATCGTCAACCGGGGTTATTAGGGGAAGCAATTATCAATCCCGATGTGTATTGTGGGTTAATTGCCGATGGTCAACACATCCATCCAACCATGATAGAATTATTACTAAAAGCCAGTAATTATCATCGAGGAATTTTCTTAGTTAGTGATGCTTTAGCGCCGATCGGTTTAGGTGATGGTGTCTATCCCTGGGATGAGAGAGAAATTGAAGTTAAACAGGGAACAGCAAGACTTTTTGACGGTACTTTAGCGGGAACAACCTTACCCTTATTACAAGGAGTAGCCAATTTAGTTAACTGGGGAATATGTGATTTAGAAACGGCGATTCTTCTAGGGACAGAATCCCCCAGAAAAGCGATCGGATTAGCGGGTTTATCGGTGGGACAACCTGCCAACTTTTTGCGCTGGCAATCGGCATCAAATTGGGAAAGATTGGATTTCCGCCAGCATTTTGTACTCTAA
- the ccmS gene encoding beta-carboxysome assembly chaperone CcmS: protein MRFEQPIPDDPANQWRYQLDQFVQENQQELAGLMWGLLSEWGEDAQETLGIDLKPQPHFVCCSREALEKLNRQVNRKIQEMLGIIYRYNPSEEVAIVAIGDGQVKLIYFQPDLSPPECFDRLEVALDTLIQQLEYKMLAEIQSFPI, encoded by the coding sequence ATGAGATTTGAACAACCAATCCCCGATGATCCCGCTAATCAATGGCGCTATCAATTAGATCAATTCGTGCAAGAAAATCAACAGGAATTAGCCGGTTTAATGTGGGGGTTACTCTCGGAATGGGGAGAAGATGCTCAAGAAACCCTGGGCATCGATCTTAAACCTCAGCCCCATTTTGTCTGTTGTTCTAGGGAGGCTCTAGAGAAATTAAATCGCCAGGTTAATCGCAAAATTCAAGAGATGCTTGGGATTATTTATCGCTATAATCCCAGCGAAGAAGTGGCTATAGTTGCTATCGGTGATGGTCAGGTAAAATTGATTTATTTTCAACCCGATCTTTCCCCTCCTGAATGTTTTGATCGCCTCGAAGTGGCTCTCGATACCCTCATTCAACAGTTAGAGTACAAAATGCTGGCGGAAATCCAATCTTTCCCAATTTGA
- a CDS encoding aldo/keto reductase — protein sequence MSESRRLQFTPDLEICRILNGMWQVSGAHGSIAPQKAIPSMFSYLDAGFTTWDLADHYGPAEDFIGEFRRQLVAQRGIDALNNLQAFTKWVPRPGKMTKEIVAKNIAISLRRMDVDSLDLLQFHWWDYRDKNYLDALYFLGELQQEGKIKHLALTNFDTEHLKIILSTGIKIVSNQVQFSLIDRRPLVKMAQFCQEHNIYLLAYGTLAGGLLGAKYLGHPEPNPMSLNTASLRKYKNMINAWGNWQLFQELLTVLKAIADSYHVTIPNVAVRYVLEQKAVAGAIIGVRLGVAEHIAENARIFDFQLSAQDYQKIDHVLQKSRDLLQLIGDCGDEYRR from the coding sequence ATGTCCGAATCTCGTCGCTTACAGTTTACCCCCGATCTGGAAATTTGCCGTATTTTGAACGGAATGTGGCAGGTTTCAGGCGCCCATGGTTCGATCGCACCCCAAAAAGCGATCCCTAGTATGTTCTCCTATCTAGATGCCGGTTTCACCACTTGGGATCTGGCCGATCATTACGGTCCAGCCGAAGATTTTATCGGTGAATTTCGTCGTCAATTAGTTGCCCAAAGGGGCATTGATGCTTTAAATAATCTGCAAGCTTTCACTAAATGGGTTCCCCGTCCGGGTAAAATGACTAAGGAAATAGTCGCAAAAAATATCGCTATTTCCCTGCGTCGTATGGATGTGGATAGTCTCGATTTATTGCAGTTTCACTGGTGGGATTATCGCGATAAAAATTATCTAGATGCCTTATATTTTTTAGGAGAATTACAACAGGAAGGCAAAATTAAACACCTGGCATTGACTAATTTCGACACGGAACATTTAAAAATTATTCTCAGCACCGGGATTAAAATAGTCTCCAATCAAGTCCAGTTTTCTCTAATCGATCGCCGTCCCCTCGTCAAAATGGCACAATTTTGCCAAGAACATAACATCTATCTACTCGCCTATGGTACTCTAGCAGGAGGCTTATTAGGGGCAAAATATCTCGGTCATCCTGAACCCAATCCCATGAGTCTCAATACCGCTAGTTTACGGAAATATAAAAACATGATCAATGCTTGGGGAAACTGGCAATTATTCCAAGAATTATTAACCGTTCTTAAAGCGATCGCTGATTCCTATCATGTCACCATTCCTAATGTGGCAGTGCGTTACGTTCTCGAACAAAAAGCCGTAGCCGGGGCAATTATCGGGGTGCGTTTGGGCGTTGCCGAACATATCGCAGAAAATGCCCGTATTTTCGATTTTCAATTATCTGCCCAAGACTATCAAAAAATTGATCATGTCTTGCAAAAATCCCGGGATTTATTGCAGTTAATTGGTGATTGCGGTGATGAGTACCGTCGTTAA
- a CDS encoding 5-formyltetrahydrofolate cyclo-ligase, producing MDSATKKAQLRKQLITQRRTLPKHIWQENSQQLCKNLQSLPLFHHAKTILAYFSYRQEPDLSSLFSQHHRWGFPRCDGDSLTWHCWTADDPLELNRYGIYEPTAIAPLILPAEVDLLLIPAVACDRQGYRLGYGGGYFDRLLNSPEWQAIPSIGIVFDFAYLDTLPLDTWDQKLQAICTESRTEIF from the coding sequence ATGGATTCTGCTACCAAAAAAGCCCAATTACGCAAACAACTAATTACCCAAAGACGAACGCTTCCTAAGCATATTTGGCAAGAAAATAGTCAGCAACTTTGCAAAAATTTACAATCTTTACCCCTCTTTCACCACGCTAAAACCATTCTCGCTTACTTCAGTTATCGTCAGGAGCCGGATTTAAGTTCCTTATTTTCCCAACACCATCGCTGGGGTTTTCCCCGTTGTGACGGAGATAGCCTGACTTGGCACTGTTGGACTGCCGACGATCCCCTAGAATTAAATCGTTATGGCATCTACGAACCAACAGCGATCGCCCCTCTCATTTTACCTGCCGAAGTGGACTTACTGTTAATTCCCGCCGTCGCTTGTGATCGCCAAGGTTATCGCTTAGGTTACGGGGGAGGTTATTTTGATCGTCTCTTAAATTCCCCCGAATGGCAAGCTATCCCCTCGATCGGGATTGTCTTTGACTTTGCCTATCTCGATACCCTTCCCCTCGATACTTGGGACCAAAAATTACAGGCAATCTGTACCGAATCGAGAACCGAAATTTTTTAA
- the grxC gene encoding glutaredoxin 3 — protein sequence MLNLFNSLFGRYNENIKANVEIYTWATCPYCIRAKWLLGWKGVKYTEYKIDGDESARQAMAERSNGKRSVPQIFINNEHIGGCDDLYALDGQKKLDNLLAKCGTI from the coding sequence ATGCTAAATCTATTTAACTCGCTTTTTGGGCGTTATAACGAGAATATCAAGGCCAATGTGGAAATTTATACTTGGGCAACTTGTCCCTACTGTATTCGGGCCAAATGGTTGCTGGGTTGGAAAGGAGTAAAATACACCGAATACAAGATCGATGGGGATGAAAGCGCACGTCAAGCCATGGCCGAACGGTCCAACGGTAAACGCAGTGTACCACAGATTTTTATTAATAATGAACATATCGGTGGTTGTGATGATTTGTATGCTTTGGATGGTCAGAAAAAATTAGATAATTTACTGGCTAAATGTGGGACTATCTAA
- the tadA gene encoding tRNA adenosine(34) deaminase TadA, translated as MWDYLKSIDEKAYEKHRQWMQLALNLAATAGDRGDVPVGAVIVDKQGHLIAQGANCKEKHHDPTAHAEILAIRAASQVLGNWHLNDCTLYVTLEPCPMCAGAIIQARLGLLVYGADDPKTGVIRTVANFIDSPFSNHRLPVIAGILAKESGELLQTWFEKKR; from the coding sequence ATGTGGGACTATCTAAAGTCTATTGATGAAAAAGCCTATGAGAAACATCGGCAATGGATGCAGTTAGCTTTAAATTTAGCGGCAACTGCGGGGGATCGGGGTGATGTACCTGTGGGAGCGGTTATCGTGGATAAACAGGGACATTTAATCGCTCAAGGGGCTAATTGCAAGGAAAAACACCATGATCCCACCGCTCACGCTGAAATTCTGGCGATTCGTGCCGCTAGTCAAGTTTTAGGCAATTGGCACTTAAATGATTGTACCCTCTACGTCACCCTCGAACCCTGTCCCATGTGTGCCGGGGCAATTATTCAGGCTAGGCTAGGATTATTAGTGTACGGTGCTGACGATCCGAAAACAGGAGTTATCCGCACTGTGGCTAATTTTATTGATAGTCCTTTTTCTAACCATCGTTTACCGGTAATCGCGGGAATTTTAGCTAAGGAATCGGGGGAATTATTACAAACATGGTTTGAGAAAAAAAGATGA
- a CDS encoding DNA methyltransferase gives MQLTNFISNKSDRSQAKKWLKTLTLACSYAGLSGKKSLWYLADLACKVETEWGNHPNYHLKALSDACGISESRLQLLARTAKFYPPKERFHQLSVSHHIEAMRKAPTEAHYWLNQALEKKWNSTDIRLAITGNGDPQKFSWLRCGTFWYFSHCDPRFGIKYPGRIPGQIAANLIHYFTEPDDLVVDLMAGGGSTLDAAQFLDRRCLGYDLASVRSDILINDALLGVPEEAHGAKLIFLDPPYGAIAKNLYSKHPHCLSQMNETEFINALVTIGDHCRQALSPDGYLAILIQNVYDWENHTIFKVVSSFLDNNWNLVSRIQAPISNQQISSSVMKWARENRKMVNTDRDLLVFQMN, from the coding sequence ATGCAACTTACTAACTTTATCTCTAATAAGTCGGATCGATCACAAGCTAAAAAATGGCTCAAAACCCTTACATTAGCCTGTTCCTATGCTGGATTATCAGGGAAAAAATCGCTTTGGTATCTAGCTGACTTAGCTTGTAAAGTTGAAACTGAATGGGGAAATCATCCCAATTACCATTTAAAAGCATTGTCTGATGCTTGTGGTATTTCTGAGTCAAGATTACAGTTATTAGCGAGAACAGCTAAATTTTATCCCCCAAAAGAACGTTTTCATCAGCTTAGTGTAAGCCATCATATAGAAGCAATGCGAAAAGCTCCTACTGAGGCTCACTACTGGCTCAATCAAGCATTAGAAAAGAAATGGAATAGTACAGATATACGTTTAGCTATTACAGGTAATGGTGATCCTCAAAAATTTTCGTGGTTGAGATGTGGAACATTTTGGTACTTTTCTCATTGCGATCCTCGATTTGGAATTAAATACCCTGGGCGTATTCCGGGGCAAATAGCAGCTAATTTAATTCATTATTTTACTGAACCTGATGATCTTGTGGTAGATTTAATGGCCGGAGGTGGTTCAACTTTAGACGCTGCTCAATTCTTAGATAGACGATGTTTAGGTTATGATTTAGCGTCTGTTCGTTCTGATATTTTAATTAATGATGCTCTTTTAGGCGTTCCAGAAGAAGCTCATGGAGCGAAATTAATTTTTTTAGATCCTCCCTATGGTGCGATTGCCAAAAATTTATACAGTAAACATCCTCACTGTTTATCTCAAATGAATGAAACGGAGTTTATTAACGCTTTAGTTACCATTGGTGATCACTGTCGTCAAGCACTATCACCTGATGGTTATTTGGCCATTTTGATCCAGAATGTTTATGATTGGGAAAATCACACAATCTTTAAGGTTGTTTCTAGTTTTCTTGATAATAATTGGAATTTAGTGAGTCGAATTCAGGCTCCTATTTCTAATCAACAAATTTCATCTAGTGTAATGAAATGGGCGAGAGAAAACCGTAAAATGGTTAATACAGATCGCGATCTTTTAGTTTTTCAAATGAATTAA